GCATCGGCACCCTCCAGCACCCCCCGCATCGCCGCCCTCAGCCCCTCCACTGCCATCTCCAAGTCTGGTTCCTCCCCATCCAACGCTCTCGCCCCCCTCGCCCGTAGCCGCAGCAGCCCCTGCAGTGGCGGAGCAGCCACGCTCTCCTGGACGCCAGCCATCGCCTCCCCGAGCTCCCTCTCCTTCCTCTTCGCCTCGGCTCTCAGCTGCTCGATGTCACGCACCTGCTCCGCCGTCAGGTCCCGGCCGTCGATTAAGCTGAACACCAATGTGGGCTTGAACCCGCCGTTCCATAGAAACGTCCGCTCCAGCGGGGAGAGCCACGGGgcggagaggaggaggaagatgtCTTCGCGGGCTAACTTCGATGCCTCGTCGAAGTAGTGCTGGTAGTGGAGGAGGACTTGGCCGATTGCGGATGCAAGCTGGTGGCTGTTATGATCAGTCGTCAGTCCATTGGAGGCAGCGAGGGGCAGGAGCTGGTCGAGAAGGGCCTGGTGGTGATCGAGCCAGTGGCCGAAAAAGGTCGTGAAGTGGGCCGCGGCGCTGTGGATTGGCTGAGCCATGTGGAGAGCTGGGGACAATTGGATTACGAATAGCCGCCATAGGAGTAGACAAATAGAGACTTTATATACAGCTCAGTTAATTAGCCACGAAGGATTGTGAGTCACTTTGCTCATTTAAAAACCACGTGCTTCTGGTTCATCAGCAAGCTCCTTTGACGAAATTAACGCACTATGTGACAAAATTATCCCCATGGACGCATATCTATGGAAAGCTTTAGGAATTTAATTGGAAGGAGGAAAATCCAAATGATTGTAAATCCGCGAAGTCGAGGGCTGAAAGGAGATAACGTTATAAGTGTTTCTCGACTTGAAAGGGCATCATATTGAGCAAGCACGTCCCATGATTCCGTCCTTACACATCTACGATATCACATAATTCAGCCTCGGTACGAGCTGTCTTTTCTGATGAACTAATTAAACTTAAGGTGTATCCAAAGGTCATTATGTAGGGTGCGTAATTTGTTTGCATaaacatttcttttttaaggaTGTAGAAAGTGTGCAATTTGGGTCCATAGCTCATTACtagaacatttttttttaatggaaagaTGGGGCCAAACCCCccaaaacaaaaatcaaaaaatacaAAGCCGAAAACACCAATAATATCCTTAAAATAAAAGTGCTATTAAACCAGTCGTTGGATGGTGATAATAATGATGACCAAAAGACAGATGCAATAAATTTCGCGCTAACCAATCAGCACAACATTCTCCTTTGCATGAACAATATGAAGTGTTCGTTCTTTGTCGAAATGTTATTCTCCAAGTGCGAAAACATTAATCGATTGATTCATACATACAGTGGACTGATTGTTTTGTATGAAATATTATTCTCCTTGTACAAAATGTTATTGTTCAAGTACGAAATGGGTTGCCGCCCACCTCTCCGACCCGCTCAATGCGAGGGACCATGCAAATGCCCTTGCTCTCTGCACAAACTACACACAGTACCACGGTCTCAAGCTTTCAGAATATTCTTCTGCATATTCCTAtcaagttttcttttcttttcttttttatttttattttttggtgatAAGAGACATTGAAAAGTTCTGTTCCATCTCGTGGACATTGAATGTTGTATGTATGGACAAGTTATCCCTTCTGGATATTACTGCTTCATCGGGAAGGCTCAAACTATGTCGGAGTCGCAGGAGAATTAGAAACACACTGCATGATGGCGGTGGAGGTGGACAGGATGGAGaaggtttcctcgactttgaTGATGAATGAATGGAAATTGTAGATAGGCCACGACTGTGAGTTGATGAGTTATCCTTGAATAAATAGGaacgaattaattaattaaagagtgccaaaaaaaaaaataatcaaagaattaaaaagaaaaagaaaaaggaaaagtgatATATTGACGCAGGTGTCCATTTGTCGGTTCCCGCGGACGGGACACGGAATACAGCCGTCGGGGAGGGATGGGTTGGTGGGGTTCGGCGCCCTCAGCCGACCAACCGAATGCCATTACCCAGCGGCCTTTTTTATGGCGCATAACGTAATCAAGGTGCCACCtgtattttccctttttccttGGACGTATATCAATAAAAAGGATTAATGAAATTTCGGGATGCATTTTAATATTCAGAAACTCAATAAACACAACTAAAGTCGAATCGATTtattaagagataaaaatcacacaatatgaattttttattttacaagaCTCGAATTCGGGatcatatttataaaaagaatCGGTCCATTAAGAGATAAAAATCAcacaatatgaattttttctttaataaaacTCGAATTCGAGTCCATACTCGCAAAAATCTATCACATAATCTTTTGAATTCACCTGAGTTGGTAATTCCACCTATCCAATTTTTATTCTCTGATTGATAATTTTACAGTACGTTTTTTAACAGTTCCATTTTCCTATAATGGTTTTGATTGACCTTTTGTACTGAAgattgtattttaaaaaaaaaatgatcgcaTCAGACCGTAGAAAATGCTCTTGTAAtcagtttaattaattatgtatacTGTGGACTTCATAAACATAATCTGATCTGACTGCTGAAAATACTCAAGAAGTTTACGTGACCGGATTAGTATTCGTCCTTAATTATACATAACGCAAGTGTTCAAATTGGATCATAAACGGTTCCATCCGTCAGCTTGTCACtttgtaaataaaatacaaatttttgTTCATCTCTGCATTCATTTACTAGAGAGTCAGGTATGGTTTTGGTCCCTCAAAGATACCAGGGCCAAGGGTTTGATCCCTTAAAAATTTTTGCCTCGGTTTTAGTCCTTCAATCATCATTCCGTCAGATGTTTTAGTCTTGCCGTCTTCTTGCGCGTGCCAACCGTGACGGAAATCTCACGTGGCGACTGAGATGGACCTAACTCCGCCCCAAATTGCCAAAAACGATGTCGTACAAGCCTTTGACGTACCCCCAAATTGCCAAAAACGACGTCGTACAAGCCTTTGACGTACATACataattcttcttcttcttcttcttcttcttcttcttcttcaacccAATATCTCAGTTCCTGCCGCCGCCCCCGTCTCCTCCTCCCCTGTCTCCTCCTCTaacctcctcttcttcttcttcttcttcttcttctgaaaCCCAATGTCTCAGTTCCAGCCGCCGCCCCCGTCTCCTCCTCCAACCTCAAGCCTCCCCCTGCCTCCTCGGACCTTACTTCCACCACCCTGCCTCAGCCGCACCATGGGTTGGGGCGACGGCGATGGCCACCACCACGCCCTCCAGTCCCTCGACTGGGACTCCATCATGAAGGACCTCGACCTCCACGACGACGTCTCTGCCCCTGCGCCGCTCAACCCGCCCGAGTCGACCCACTTCGTGAACAACTCCTCCGATGTCGCCACCCTCTCTGACATTTACGGCTCCTGCCACCAGAGCTTCGCCCATGTCCCGACCAGTAACTACGGTAGCTTCGAGCTTGGGGGAGAGGTCTGCAACAATTGGGGTTTTGCCTTTGATTTCCTCGAGGAGCTCATTTAGGTCGCGGATTGCGTCGACTCGGGCGAGCAGGCATCAAGGAAGGCAACGACGTCGGTTTTGGCAATTTGGGGGTCATTAACGGAGTTAGGTTCAGCTCAGCCGCCACGTGAGATTTCCGTCACGGTTGGCACGCGCAAGAAGACGGCAAGACTAAAACATCTGACGGAATGGTGATTGAAGGACTAAAACCGAGGCAAAAATTTTTGAGGGACCAAACCCTTGGCCTTGGTATTTTTCACGGATCAAAACCATACCTGACTCTTTACTAGATCATGTTACTTTATCATTTCTTTAATTACTTTTCACTTTCTTGACAAAATCATTTTGGAAATCGATTTAAATTCtcgacttttctttttcagtctTTGTATTATTTAATTGGTTCcttgtaataaaataataacacGTAGTTTAGTTGCTTTTCTCGggtaataaagaaaatattttggaaGCAATTGATCATTGTGATACAATACCTTACTATCgaagaagattttattttatccacAACCTTAATGTTCCTGAGTCTTTAGTTAAATACCCATTTGATCATATGCCTACGATTTGTGTGCGACTATCATGAAGCATAACTATaccaaaaattattttctcttattgATTGTCGAGGagtattattataattattataagtaAATATTTAATACCAAGTGGACACATAAGCAAGGTTTTTTTCAAGcaataaactaaaaatatttcgTGATTTTGCGAAAAATATGAGGATGACTGAAATATATAAAGTATGGATAAGTATAAGGCGGAAGAGTTGagagaaaaacaagaagacAATAATGCGACAGTAGAATATTGTAGCAAAATGACGAATTTAACTTATTTATAAACTTAGTaaacttaaaataaaataaaatatatcatcTTATAAAAGTAAAACTGTTGTTTGAGTCTTCTTATGCTATAAATATGACACGTGtcttctattttttctttttcattctaaccatttttcttttcttttcaattttacccACAAATTTTCGTTCTTTTTCGTTTCAATccattcttttcattttttttacggtctccaaaaaaaaaattgaaaattaacaTATCTTAATTATCTATATGTCATTTAACTAAAATAGTTCGCATCCTACAAATTGTCGAGTACAGTATCATTTTAATACTCAcgagctttttttttcttaaaatgatACTATACGTAATTtgtctttataaatttatgGAGAAATAACGATGAAGTGGATGCTATTGAATGGTTAAGGTACTTCTTTGGTAGAATGACTTTGGTTCTAATCAATCCCTCAGTTCTTTGgtctatcttttctttttctttttaagcaaaaaattattattattaaatcattCTCCCTCTAAATATGAAGTCATAactcattattttttaaaattataagatttcaattaattaatcttagaaaattaatctatatgatataataatatgagttaattattttttgggtacGTATAAAGTGtgttaatttcattaaatttatttataaactcAAGTACACCATAACTATTCTAGTGAAATTTTTTCCagtcaaaattttattaatttatttatacatttatGTCATTCTTCTTCGTTccatatacttttaaaatagattttggtctttttttctatattcatGTATGTTTTTCAAGAGGAATTTCACTAAATATGGCAATTTTGTgtgtaatataaatatatatagtatatttgaatataaaaaattagtatacgctcttgcctttttatccttttcagattatttgattaagtttcttatttctttttttcacacgtctatatattcattaagttaaaataattgaaaaatagcTACCCTATGTATTTGAAAATGACCCAcactatattaatttattattatttttctttttaatattaatgatATCCTTTTCTCACATTTTGATCAAGACAAAAAAGTTTATTATtgactttactttttttaacgCCTAACATCGTGCGAGTTTCTTCGTatttaagaaagaaaatacaaaattcaGATGACACGTGGCCATCCGAGGTCGGGACAGAGTCTCAAGCACATTCTGGTGTGGATATGAATAGTTTTGCTAGAACGAGGACCAGCACTCACATACGTACAAATACATGTGTCACTGAATTGAAGCACATTTTAATTACCTTTCTGTAACCTAACAGAAAGTTAACTTTTGCTAAAGTCAGCAATAATTGATGCAACCGATGGAGAGCAAACCGACCTCCCACCAAAGGCAATAATGAGGGGATAAACTTTTCGCGGTAAATTATTTCAAGCGATTCgacatttaatatttttaaaaaattttaagtttaaGTATTTTGAGTGAACAAAATCATATTGGGAGATATTTATCTTTTAACGAGTCGATCaagtcaaattaaattaatcgaGACTCGTTAAGCTTTGAAATACCAAAATACTAAAAACAAAATGCACTTGAACTTATGGATCAAGTTTGTATCTGCCTGACTTCTAGTGATCCTAACGTTTCTATAGCTGTAAGAGCCTGAAGTCGGGGAAGGGGCTacttttgaaaagaaaaaagaaagggataAATTCGCTAATATGCACCTTACaacataattttcaatttagtcTATAACTAGGTATTTACCCACGCTTTGCTGcggtctcaaaaatgcatcaaatgatttgaaaatttataaataacatTAAGTAATGaaaaacataatatatttttaggaaataaaaataatatcattttataagttggtgaaaataaattaaaaataaaattaattttcaagagTGGATCTTCTTATGTGGGTGGAGGGAGAAAAACATTTCCCCGCAAACAAAGAGAGTATTACCTCTAAGCCTATAAGTATAAGCAATAAAGAGTCAATATATAAGAGGAAAGTCtatgaataaaaataaggGAAAAGTACACAAACACCATTGTGGTTTGGATTTGGGATAACTTGCACTCTGTATTTTTGTTTTGAACAATTAACATCCCTATGGTGTACTCCATTAGTTATAAAGGATTAcgacgttaattttttttttcatttttaatcttcaatctttagttttttaatcattttggttctaaatcttttttcttttattattcctaccatcaacttttcattttttcattttagtcatCGAAAGGGAATGAGGAGTCGGGACCGCCAAttggcgaccccgacccctccacggAGGTCGCTGACATCCTCCGTGAGTATTAGGGACCTCAATGAAGAGGTCgaggtcgccgattggcggccATTGCCCccgaatcgatcaaggatggTGATAATAATGCGGACCAAAAGACAGATGCAATAAATTTCGCGCCAACCAATCAGCACAAGCATTCTCCTCTGTGTGAACAATATTAACTGTCCATTCCCCGTTGAAATGCTATTCTCCAAATACGAAAACGTTTCGTACAAAACATTAATCGTCCAATTCGTACATACAATTGACTGATTGTTTTGTACGAAATATTATTCTCCTTGAACTAGATGTTATTCTTCAAGTATGAAAACATTTCGAACGATCGCAGCGACTGAATATTATGattgatatattattataattattggGAACAAATTATCTCCTTCTGCTAATCTCAAAATTTCTTTCTAAATCCCACTACCTAACACGAAGCTGGAACTCAGCGGCCGCCACCAGGAAGAGGACGTTCTGGTTCGGCCTCAGGACCTCCATCAACCTCCTCACCGTGGCCCCACAAAGCGCATCGACACCCTCTAGCACCCCCCGCATCGCCCCCCTCAGCTCCTCCACTGCCATCTCCAAGTCTAGTTCCTCCCCATGCTCTCAGCCCCCTCGCCCGTAGCCGCAACAGCCCCAGCAGTGGCGGCGCAGCCACGCTCTCCTGGACACCAGCCATCACCTCCCCGAGCTCCCTTTCCTTCCTTTTCGCCTCGTCTCTCAGCTGCTCGATGTCACGCACCTGCTCCGCGGTCAGGTTGCCGCGATCGATTAGGTTGAACACCAATGTGGGCTTAAACCCACCGTTCCATAGAAACATAACATCCACTCCAGCAGGGAGAGTCACGGGGCGGAGAGGAGGAAGGAGATGTTTTCGTGGGCTAACTTGGACGCTTCTTCGAAATAGTGTTGGTAGTGGAGGAGGACTCGGCTGATTGCGGGTGCAAGCTGGTGGCTGTTATGATCAGTCGTCGGTCCATTGGGGGGCAACGAGTGGCAGGAGCTGGTCGAGAAAGGCCTGGTGGTGATCGAGCCAGGGGCCGAAGAAGGCCATGAAGTGGGCCGTGGCGCTGTGGATTGGATGAgtgttgggaagggatgtgctcaaccaaacaataacgcagcgattaatttttctctcctactagtgtaatcgagatatgaactaatcaaatcaaccaacaagtagtaaagaaaagaacactaagaattttacgtggaaaaccccaatgtggggaaaaatcatgggaccaactccgaatcaacgatccactatgaatgaaggttatacaatgtctttcatcaagggtaaacccttggatcaccaaactcaagagaaacactctcttggatgactcaaacactaaattcgtcacccacatcGAGTGGTTTacaaagtcagctgaaacagcacctacagagctcgaatagaaattctgaccgtttaGAACTTAGCTCTACATGTCGTGAAGTCTCTGTCAAAATTttgtcccaatcggagttcgtttacCCTTctgatcgaggtttgatctccagctgcgtgCTGCCCTCTGTAACCCGAATTTCAGCTCTGTCCCTCTCTATTATGTACTGCCTTTTGCTGATCTGATATCCTATTAGCCGCCGCCTCTTACCCAGCTAATTTAGCTGAAaattaaccctaacaaaattagattcttgggcctattaaagtcCGATAAAAGTTCAACACAATTTGAGTCAAatttcctccaaattggagggatgcCAAACATTGAGCCATGTGGAGAGTTGGGGACAATGGGATTCCGCATAACCGCCATAGGAGGAGACAGATAGGGGCTTTATATACAGCTCAGTTAATTAGCCACGAAGGATTTTGAGTCACTTTGCCAATTTTAAAGACCACGTGCTTCTGGTTCATCGGCAAGCTCTTTTGACGAAATTATACACATGGACGCATCCCCATGAAAAGCTTTAGAAATTTAATTGAAGGGAGGAAAATCCAAATGATTGTAAATTCGCGAACTCAAGGGGCGAAACGAGATGATGCATAGTGTTTCTCGACTTGAATGAGCGTGATATTGAGCTTGCACGTCCCATGATTCCGTCCTCACACATCTACGATATCACGTAATTCAGCCTCGGTACGGTTTTAACGAAAAATTTATGTACTTCATGCAATAGACAAGCTTTCTTTTCTGATGAGCTAAATAAACTCAACGTGTATCCAAAGGTCATTATGTAGGTGCGTAATTTGTTTGcgtaaatatttcttttttaaggaTGTAGAAAGTGTGCAATTTGGGTCCATGGCTCTGGAgtagaatatattatatatatatatatatatataatggaaaaACGGGGCCAAACCCCACTCCCCCCGTAGTTCAAGTTTTCGCCCCCTTCACCCAGGAATATTTTGGTTGCTTTTGGCGGATGGCTTGCGCTAGGTTCTATTACTGAAATTCATGGCACGATGAAGGACTGAAAACGGCTCAGGGGCCGAAGCGGAAAGCCTCAAATAATAGCGCTATTAAAACTAGTCGGTGGATGGTGATAATAATAAGGACCAAAAGACAGATGCAATAAATTTCGCGTAAACCAATCAGTACAAGCATTTTTCTCtgtgtaaataatattaactGTAATTCCTATCGAAACGCTATCTCCAAGTACGAAAACGTTCCATACAAAATATTAATCGATCGATTCGTACATACGGTTCCTTGTACAAAATATCATTCTCCAAATACGAAAATATTTCGAACGAGCGCAGCGATTGGATATTCAGCAGTTACACCCAATAATTTCTCATAAACAATATTATATTAGAAACAATCAGACGATATATTATGATTGAAATTTAACAgctataaatataattttatccaACTAATTAATAGATGGTTATAAAAATTACTCTACTTTCAAGCATTAATCAATCATGTCTCTCACTCTAAGTGATTTTATACTAGTGTCTCCACAAtactttaaattattttgaggTAAGCACCATAAGCACCCTTGCTCTCTGCCCAAATTACACACACTACCACtgtcttttcaaaatattCTTCTGCGTATTCctatcaatatataaatatatattttatgattaGAGACACTGAATGTATGTATGGACAGCACCGGAACTGCAAACACGGCGGGTCCATCCCCAAGCTCAGCTCCCTAAACGCCCTCAACTCATACTCCTGGGGACGTGATCACTATGCCTGCTCTGCCTGACAGTGGAAGCTCCTCGGAGGCGTCAATGATGGTAAGTACGGATGGGTCAGGCACTCTAACTTCGCCATCAATTCATTTGGTGAGTGAGTCGATGAATCTCAGTTTCAATCATGAAGCTGTTGTCAGTAATAAATGAGTTCGTGTCTTCatctattttatttagatttggATTGTCTGAATAAGATTCTTTTAGACTGAGATCAATCACAATCATCGATTAGCTGATAATCCCAAGTTAACATGATGATTCCAGCAGGCGAATCAAATTGTTGTGATTGCCTGCCTTGCACCGGATGAGTCTTTTCAGACTAGTTCCATCTCGGAATCTCCCCTTACCAACTTATATGACATGGTCTTCTGATTTGCCCTAAATTTAATTCTGTAAATGTAATCTGATTTGATCTAATCAAGCGACCTGCCCATGCAAGGGAAGATTTCCTTTTTCAGATGGTCgattctttttctatttctttttctcttttttcggGATAAGTGGAGGGGAATATTTGAATAACTAATGCAAGAAAACTTACTTATAGTTACAATGGACTTTGAAATGGATTGAAGAACAGATTATTTTTCATTGACTATTTGTCCATGGGATGATCAAGAAGTTTCTGAAGTTCCAGGCTGATATGGACGGCTTCGTGGAGGATGGATCTCTTGATGACAACGTCTCCGAGTCTTCTTTATCCCATGATGACATCGAACCCCGTGATCCTGTGGGTCAGTGCATGGACTTTAGTAAAGGTATTATATCTATCGAGTTGGTAATTAGATCACATAATTAATTCGAACTTGATTAATCTGTTTCAGGATTCACATTCACTGAAGTTAATACTGTTCGAGCAAGCACCCGCAAAGTCGTCTGCTGCCACTTCTCATCCGATGGAAAATTGCTTGCAAGTGGTGGCCACGACAAAAAAGTAAGTAGCAGGAGAAACAAGAATGAAGCAATCGATATATAGACGTCCGTCCCTCTCTCTTTCgctgactgcttgctcgaatTTTCTATGTGGTGTGAAAACAGGCTGTTCTATGGTACACGGACACTCTAAAGCCTAAGACGACCCTTGACGAACACGTATCTATGATCACAGATGTCCGTTTTAGCCCAAGCATGCCGCGCCTTGCCACATCCTCGTTCGATAAGACCGTCAGACTCTGGGATGCTGACAATGTCGGTGAACCCTTTTTATTCtgtcaattaatattttgatgACAATCACCAATTGCTTGCTTAGTATTTGGCATTTATTCTGGTGCTCATCGACTGAGACCGCGTTAATTTGCAGCCCGGGTATTCGCTCCGGACGTTCATGGGACACAATGCAGTTGTGATTTCTCTCGATTTTCACCCGAATAAGGATGATCTCTTATGCTCTTGTGATGGAGATGGTGAGATACGGTACTGGAGTATTAATAACGGGAGCTGTACGAGAGTTTTTAAGGTAAAATTGATAGATAGGGCATGTTTGGTATTCTTTGTACCGTTTTCTGTTCTATAAAAGACAGCACGATATGTGGACTGAGAATCATTCTTCAGAAGGCCGATGACCTTACTGACGGATTCCGAGGCAAAACTGTTTTAGCCAGTCGTGAGCTTGACTTTGAAAAAAAACATTTCTTTAACAGAAGATTCTAATTTGACCCTAAACCTCTGACTCCGTGTCTTCGTATGGAATCAGGGAGGAATGGCCCAGGTGAGATTCCAACCGCTTCTGGGGAGATATCTTGCAGCAGCTGCTGAGAATGTCCTTTCGATATTGGACGTGGAGACCCAAGCTTGCCGACAAACCTTGCAGGTAAACTTTTTTCTAATCTGAAAACGAAATTGGCATGTGATTGTTTCTCTCTCTGAGCTGGTCTTGTAAGATATGACAATCCTCCATCGTCATTATATGCCTACTTTGGTGCTCGAGAATGTGTAAAGACCATCGACGTGTGCTGAAACTTAAGCCTTCTCTTTTTGGTCATTGCAGGGTCACACAAAGCCGATCGATTCTGTCTGTTGGGACTCTACTGGAGACTTACTTGCATCAGTAAGTGAGGACTCTGTGAGGGTATGGGCGCTCGGGTCAGGAAGTGAAGGGGAGTGTGTGCACGAACTGAGCTGCGATGGCAACAAATTCCATTCGGCCGTGTTCCACCCTACATGGCCGTCATTGCTCCTGATTGGCTGTTACCAGGTGATCAGAAGGTTTTAAAATTTGTTCATCCCTCCGATGATCAAGTTGGCCCAATCCATTTATTGGCAGATCTTCTTCTCTGGCTTCTTGCCGGTACTTCATTCACATATTCTGTCGGGAATTTCCTCTTGCAGTCATTGGAGCTCTGGAACATGTCGGAGAACAAGACGATGACCCTGCCGGCACATGATGGGCTTATCACTGCCTTGGCCGTGTCCAACGTGACAAGGTTGGTTGCCTCAGCCAGCCACGACAAGTCGGTCAAGCTATGGAAGTAGGTCCGGAGGAAAAGGGATCGGCTGTAATCTATGTGGCTGTTAAATCACTTCTGGTGTTTTCTCAATATCCATCCTCAGATTCTGAAAACGAAGATCTAAGCTCAGTGAGAGACGCAAATTGGGGAGGAACATTAACCTCTGTACCGTTCCTTTAGAATgctcttttttgtttcttgGGCTGCTTTTGTAATGACATTTCCCGTTAGGCTTCCCTTAACAACAAAGTGATCAACGTGTAAAAGTTCCAGTGTTTTTctatttgttttcttcttaTATCAAAATACGAATAACTCGTGTTTGAACCTCGGTTCAAAGTGCCTAACCCGACAGGCGAGGTCCAGTCAGGAGTGACTATCAGTCCGTTTGAACCATCCAGTTCCTGCGGAGAAATGATGCTAATTTCTTAGGACATCAGC
Above is a window of Punica granatum isolate Tunisia-2019 chromosome 7, ASM765513v2, whole genome shotgun sequence DNA encoding:
- the LOC116213090 gene encoding protein DOG1-like 4, encoding MAQPIHSAAAHFTTFFGHWLDHHQALLDQLLPLAASNGLTTDHNSHQLASAIGQVLLHYQHYFDEASKLAREDIFLLLSAPWLSPLERTFLWNGGFKPTLVFSLIDGRDLTAEQVRDIEQLRAEAKRKERELGEAMAGVQESVAAPPLQGLLRLRARGARALDGEEPDLEMAVEGLRAAMRGVLEGADALRGATVRGLMEVLRPDQTVRFLVAAAEFQLRVRRWGLEGNSKISKWR